The Bradyrhizobium sp. WBAH42 genome includes a window with the following:
- a CDS encoding aldo/keto reductase, with product MNTKPFGKTGANVSVIGQGTWYLDHGDRKRAIAALQRGLDLGMTHIDTAEMYGDAELVIADAIAGRRDEVFLVSKVLPSNASRRGTITACERSLKRLKTDRLDCYLLHWRGSYPLEDTVAAFEELVQSGKIKSWGVSNFDADDLDEILDVSGEGRIACNQVLYHLKERAIEHAVIPWCERHNVAVVAYSPFGHDDFPLSSSKGGAVLARIAEAHRATPRQVALSFLTRATTVFAIPKASSAEHAGENAAAGDLELTKDEVAALDAAFPRGPKPRGLPML from the coding sequence ATGAACACGAAGCCCTTCGGCAAGACCGGCGCCAACGTCTCCGTGATCGGGCAGGGCACCTGGTATCTGGACCACGGCGACCGCAAGCGCGCGATCGCGGCGCTTCAGCGCGGGCTCGATCTCGGCATGACCCACATCGACACCGCCGAGATGTATGGCGATGCCGAGCTCGTCATTGCGGATGCGATCGCAGGCCGGCGCGATGAGGTGTTCCTCGTCTCGAAAGTGCTGCCGAGCAATGCCTCGCGCCGCGGCACCATCACCGCCTGCGAGCGCTCGCTGAAGCGGCTGAAGACCGATCGGCTCGACTGTTATCTCTTGCACTGGCGCGGCTCCTATCCCCTGGAGGACACCGTCGCTGCGTTCGAAGAGCTGGTGCAATCAGGCAAGATCAAATCCTGGGGCGTCTCCAATTTCGATGCCGACGATCTCGACGAGATTCTCGACGTCTCCGGCGAGGGCCGGATCGCCTGTAACCAGGTGCTCTATCATCTGAAAGAACGTGCGATCGAGCATGCGGTGATCCCGTGGTGCGAACGGCACAATGTCGCCGTCGTCGCCTACTCGCCGTTCGGCCACGACGATTTCCCGTTGAGCAGCAGCAAGGGCGGCGCCGTGCTGGCGCGCATCGCGGAGGCGCATCGTGCGACGCCGCGTCAGGTCGCGCTGAGCTTCCTGACCCGTGCGACTACGGTGTTCGCGATTCCGAAGGCCTCGTCCGCGGAACATGCCGGCGAAAATGCGGCGGCAGGCGATCTGGAGCTGACGAAAGACGAGGTTGCCGCGCTCGATGCAGCGTTTCCGCGCGGACCGAAGCCGCGCGGCTTGCCCATGCTGTAG